Below is a window of Manis javanica isolate MJ-LG chromosome 2, MJ_LKY, whole genome shotgun sequence DNA.
tattttgtTATGTTATTAAAAATCTTAGGAAcaacaaattataaatattcaattttttaaCAACTGAAAATGTTTCCCTTCCCAAAATGTAAACATCcagtaaataaaacacacatattCCAGGTATAGAAACACTAGTTATTCACTTATGAAAGAGGTGTATTTTGGTGTGTTTAGtgatatttttgtttgtcttaCACATAAAGCACTTCACATAAAAGAACCAGGCCACTGTCATTAAAGTCTACTCTTTCATCCAGTTTCCTTATTTGAGTAGAAACTCATCAACTGCTGTAGAATTCTGGCTACGGGATCAGGCCACAGGAAAGGTCTGAAATATCTGAAAGTCGTTTggctagagaaaatgttttcttgagATTTGGAGTCCTATTCATCACTTTGCACTTGAAAGCATTCCTCAGCGAACTTCTTCCCTATTGGAAAGAGAATTCGGTAGGTTTTCACTTTAGTAACATTTATATGTACAATTAACTAGTCATCATATCATGGGTGATTTTAGTTCTCAAGGTAGAGAGTAAGGTTAATACAAAAACTAAGTAGCATCCGTGAAAGTGCTTTGCCAGCATAAGACAAttatttgatatcattaatgtagaCATTTTCCATTAAATGGTACAATAGTACCTAGTAGTATGATTACTTCCTTCTTGTTAATGTGAATAATTTCCTTTTGCAAGTATATGAAAAAGGATCTAAGATGATAACTGTATGAACACCCCttataaaacataatttgaaaTATGTTGGTCCCAAGACTCTAATAATCTATGCCTTGACCTCTTCCCCCAAAAAGGTGAAATTGTGAATGAGACCCCATATAACACATTAGAACCCATAAAATTTCTAATATGCCACCAAAGAGGTGTTTTCATTTCTACAATCCATGTTTAAAGCTCTTTTAACCTACTCACACTTTTCCCCAGTAGCTACATTTCTTCCTCCATTAAAACATATATTCTGAAAGCCACTAGGAAAGAAATCACAGCTGGTGGTAGGAACAGGTCTCCTCCTCTGGGGAGTCCTCAGTCCCAAGAGCAGCAAGTCAGCTGATAGCACCAAGCAGCAAATCACAACTCTGGGATGGTGTGAGGGCAGAGGCGAGGCAGATTAAGGTCCAGAAGTTACCATCAACCAACTCAGTTAGAGAGCTCAACGACATAAGGACATTAGCATCTCACAAGTTAGTGCCAAAGAGGCAACAGACtaaatattcaaaacaaagtTGCCCAAGTCTTTTGGGAAGCCCTGTGATAATGCCATGGCCCCAACCTGGCATGGTGTATCCTTACTCACCAGTCTTCAGAGTAAAGCACAGGATCTGGGCTCTCGGAAGGGGTTGCTTCCAGCTGGAACCCCCACCAGCAGGGCATCCTGGCAGGCATTCTGCATGCAGTACTGTTGAAGCTCTGCAGCCGCCTGAGACACCTGACACAAAGGGACAACAGCTTGACAGGCTGCTCACAGCCAGATCTTTCCAGCAGCCATGTGATATTCCGAAAAATGATCATTCAACCTGATAATGGTCACACTTTCTGCAACCTCCAAAAGTTTCTATTTTGCTGGAAGCTCTAATAACTGAACTCCAAAGAGGAAAGGTCACAATTTTTATAACTGTACGGTATTTTTTGTTTAGTTGCTTATTCAATAAAGTTAAGATAAAGCTCTATCTTTGATCCTTTAAGAATCCTAGTTCTGAAACAACTAGTAAAAATAGCTCATTCTAGTGTTCCCTTTAGAAATGTTCACttataaagcatgcattgatAAAGCCAGGTTTGCCAACTGTTTCAGTGTTTACAAAGCTGCAGCCTTATCATGTCTGCTCAAAACAAGTGACAAGGTTCCTCCACCATGCTTTTGAAGCATGATAGTTTATTGGTTAAGAGTGTGGCCTGTGGAACCAGACAGCCTGGACTTAAATTCAGCTCTATCACTACCTGTaagactttgggcaagttacctaatttCTCAGAAcatgttttctcatctatgaaatgtaGTAAGAGTACCTATCTCACTGAGTTGATGTGACAATTAAGTTAATGAAGATTAAACACTTAGAATAGTGCTGACACACAGCAATACTTCCATGGCAGACGACGGCAAAAATGGTGACAGTATTGTCCAGCTCCTCCCATCAAGAACTAGAGTCTTCACCCGCCCTTTGAATCTGGGCAGGAGAATGTGACCAGAAATAATGGGCAAGTTTGAAGCCTGTGACTCAAGAGCCTTTGCAGCTACTCTCTTGCTGTGGCTGGAACCCTAAGACCAACATCTAAAGAGCCCAAGTTAGCCAAATGGAGGTCTTGTGGAAGAGAACCAGTCAGCCAGCCCCCAACCACCTGCCTGCCAGCCTCCAGACATGTGTGAGGCCGACCCAGATCATTCAAATAAGCCAAGCCTCCATTTGATTGCAGACGCACAGGAGACCCCAGCAAAGATCAGCAGGAAAATAGCTGATCACACTGCTGATCTAAGAATTGTGAGTTAATACATGTTTCGAGTTTTGGAGAAGTTTATCAGGCAGCACTGATACAATACTATGAGGCATATTTCCATGTGGAGGCTttcctcactttctttttttttcttgcattgaacaggtattttatataaaatctcaCCCATATTGTACAATAATGGTTCCAGTTGCCATTCAAGTATTATCATTAATTTGTGTTAATTTTCCAAGCTTCCCAATAACTAGAAAATCAAATCCTTATGTTACAGTTACAATCTAGTTTCtagaatatgttaggaattttggttttgttaatGTAATACCAGTTTGTTATATAAACACACAATATTATCAAAGTAATGTCTAAGCTACTTTTCCCATTATAGAAGTTCTGACATTTTCATATTAATTATAATTGGGATTAATGGTGATATATAACAGTTAttaattcaaaagaaattttGAACCGATTATGCTGATTATTACTATATCTGCATCAGGGGTAACAGCTGAACACCATGCATACGGGGTAGAAGACTCCCAGGACTCCTGAAGAAATGGGATTAACTGGACCCTAGCCTAAAGAACATGGTCAAAAAGTTATGGTGAGGaaatacacagagaaaataagagaaGAGTAACGGTGTTCAGCATTTCTCCAGCACTTTCCAGGGAGATTCTGCTCTGGAGAATACAAATGCAAACACTTGGAAGCTGTCGCCTACCGCTGGAGGGGGAATAATAATCCTACCGAAATCACACTCCTTGGTTTGAGCACATGCTCATCCAGCGATTTCTGAGACTTCTTCAAAGCAAAGAAGAGGTCCTTGGAAGGCTATCGAGCATTCCGACCACTAGCAAGGGATGCCCTCCATTATGTATACTATAAAATGGTGTCCTtgcttattcatttgtttgttctttATTTACCAGTGATCAAGTCTGTCAAAGAGAAGATGTGTTTGGGTGTGGTGGGAACATCCATCCATCGGTGAGCCCTAAAATAAGGCAGACCAAGACTTGGAATGTTTTGATTTCCTAAGGTGCTGCCTGAGAGAAGccctgtgtgggtaaaattgtaatatttccagaatatctcatggctttagtgcatctcatatcaacaggtgttcgtaaggggtggagaaaagtaggccatctccaaatcaatgggtaattacctgggggTCCAAGGGCTtacctgaacctgagaggttggggggaggtcttgcttgcttctgccagagcaggaaaaagaaatggccccagaccacagtttgtaagcaataaatgggttttaaactttatttctccttttggctgattttggttttagaggtattttgctccgaGATTTCATTTCGCTGGAGTTACACCCCACCAAGCACCCCAAACCATACTACTGTGAAGACACCCCCAAAATAAGCTTATTatttatgtgaccttgagcaattcACTTGAAATCTCTGGATCTCAGTTTTATCACCCGtgactatttttaagtgtagGTAAGAATAACTTGCCTAGCTATTTCACACGGAAGACAAGCAGCCGGCTCACAGTTTTCCTCCCCACCTCAGGTCCCGGTATCTTGAACATTTGCAAAAGGCCTAGTTTCAGTTCCCTGACCTCCTCTCCTCAAACAACCTTGTCCTCAATGCCAACAGTTACAGCCAACACCTGTAACCGCTCCACCCCTAAAACTGCACACTCCAACAGCCTACCTTCTGACCACAGTTTCTCCTACCCACCCAGGGTGCTGCTTCCTTTCTTCTCGCTATACCTGCTCTTTGGCCTCTGGAAGAACACCTCCTCTGGTTTTATCCTGACCGTCACCAGGAGACTAGCTTCATTCCTTCTCTATCTAGCCTAGGTTCAGCCTCTTTCTGCCCAGACGCTCAGAGTCcttgccctcccttcccacgTCCATTGTTCTGGCATCCTTCCCTTGCTAACCCACTACTTGGATCAACTACCATTCACCTTAGGTACTCACATTTCTGGGTGGCCAAATGCTGCTggagaaaaatacacacacaagtaGGCAATCAGTCTCCAATCTCATAGTGGCTGGGTCTCATCTCCCATTCCCAGCAGCACTCTCTCCCCTCCGCTCCGCTTTTGTGACTCACTAGCTCCCTTTCCCCTGCCCTCGAAGAAAACTTGGTCCcctattttccaaagaaaattgcCATCACACAAGTCCTCAGGCCCATATCTAGAAACATCTGTCTTTACATACGCCCTTATCTCCTCTCTTCCTGTCTGGGAAGGTGCCCCTCCACCCGCATGCCCCGGCAGACAGACACCCGGCTTCTCCACCTCCgattctccttctccctttcctcccatcAACCTAAAAATAGTTTGTTCCTTCCCCTCAACCTCAAAATATGGCTTTCTCacttcctaaatttaaaaaagaaaacgcTGGTTCCTCTTTAAaaccaatttctttaaaaaaatttttcctacCCTATTGCAATCCAGATTCTGCTTCTACTGCTACACGTTACTGCAACCTCTTCGGCATGCCCTCCATCTCTACCCTGTTTTACAATCTTCACATCACTTTTTTCCCGAAATTATTTTACTTACTGGTAATGTGTTTATGGTTTATCTTCCTCATTAGAATCACCCTATTGTCAGTACCCAGCATCATGCCAGGTCCAGAGCAAAGGCACTGCTGAGGCACCTGGAGAGCTGGGCAGTgttcattcacacacacacattctgcaAATAGTGCTACTATGCTCGTTGCTAAacccaactttttaaaaagctaaacagATGCTTTTTAACCGGCTAAACACTGCACACGTTGACTCAGCCCCAAATTCTGAAAACCCCTCCTTTCTTGCTCCAGCATCCTTCCCTGCCCTTGGTTCCCCCCCTCTCTCGGCCTTGACCTCCGGCTGGTCCCTGGGCGCAACGCTCTGGTCTCCTTCTTCACTGTCGCACTTTCTTCACGCGCACACATTGTAATGACGAGTCAGCCTTGATGTCTGGGTTTCAGGCCTTGCGGCCGGCACCTCCTGAGTATCTCCTCCAAGGCCGCACCTCCGAGGCGGCCCTCATCCAGCCCCCGGCCCCGCTCTCCCCCGGAGCGGGCGGCCGCGCCCTCCATGCCGTCCCCCGAGCGCCGCGTCTCCCCGTCCCCTCGCAGCCCCCCGAGCGCCGCGTCTCCCCGTCCCCTCGCAGCGCGGCCGTCACCGCCAAGCTCGGCCGTTCGAACTCCTCCGCATCTCGACTCCACCCTCCCGCACTCGCAGAGGCCCGGCTGCCAGCGCGTTCCCCGCGCTCCTGTCTCCTCGCGTCCGCCCTGCGCTCCCGACCCCGAGGCCCAGTGCGCCACGGAAACGGAAGCGCCCCGGGCACTCGGCCCGGCCACCCTCGCGGGGCAGGCGCCTCGCCGCGGGCCCAGCAGGCCCGGCCTGCTTCCGCGGCCCGCCTCTCCCGGGCGCCTGGGTCCCGGCAGGCCCCGCAGGGGCTCCCACCCCGCCGAGGCCATGCGGCGAGTCGGGGCCGAGCACGCCGTCCTCACAGCCGCCCGCCGCGCGCCGGCCGCCCCGTTCGAGCTCCACCCGCTCAGCAGCCCCCGCCCGGCGGCGGGGCGGCCAGCGGCTCCTCACCCGGCCtcagcggcggcggcggggcggcCGGTCCCCGCGGGCGAAGGGCGCTGCCGCCCGCCTCACCTTGATCCTCTCCACGCCGGCCTCCAGCTTGAGCTGCTCCACCAGGCGCTGCAGGGCGTTCACGCCGGCCCCGGAGGACATGGCGGCGGCGCCGGGCGGCCAGGCGGCGGGGCGGGATGGGGGCCGCGAAGCCCAAGCCTGGGCGCCGCCCCGGGGCGGGGAAGCAGCTGCGCCCGCCCGCCTCCCGTGCGCTCCCCGCGCCTCGGGTAAGCGAGTTTGGGGTGCCGAACGGACTGACGCCTCCTTCACTCTTTCTGCGTCTAAACAGAGAACCCGGCGTCAGCCTGCGGAACCGGAGCCGCGTGGCGGGGTCCGCGAGGGGCGCCCGTCCGCGCGGCAGAGCCGGGCCTcggggcggggcggagcgggGGCGGC
It encodes the following:
- the GNG10 gene encoding guanine nucleotide-binding protein G(I)/G(S)/G(O) subunit gamma-10 — its product is MSSGAGVNALQRLVEQLKLEAGVERIKVSQAAAELQQYCMQNACQDALLVGVPAGSNPFREPRSCALL